A region of Panicum virgatum strain AP13 chromosome 8N, P.virgatum_v5, whole genome shotgun sequence DNA encodes the following proteins:
- the LOC120686760 gene encoding glycine-rich domain-containing protein 1-like, which translates to MDGEQAARWAAAQEGLPVGADLVAAALRQLEFLAAVDRRRWLYEGPLLNRAIRRYKACWLPLLAKHTQAPVVDGPLVAPLDCEWIWHCHRLNPVQYIRDCKKVYGRILNNDNVESSIGAKSKIQSEKVWKELYPEEPFELEYTGSPETTMDVNSGATEGISYDLISAVKRQSSFCYQVGTPTMHDQRFLVEALARYKGFLYLIKMNQDKGVQRFHVPTYDVDLMWHTHQLHHVTYCKDMLKLLGKVLEHDDTDADRSEGKKLDVGFTETTEQFESIFGARYWKAGCMYRGNMPSPVTSTPQIFNTEVDNGSDICKAQKDLNVLDITFVELYLQIVDIKNLPSSVPKENVYVWFNKNQSDMFISDGGRLDISTATGKTGASLQCEPTGELILTVMVDQASKKPEPIGKVSIPLQHLTGPDSKLSFERWFELKAHGGHATSPPVSLHVAASATVPYSAQKVFSMVRTEPFSLKSCLLPHSIKDQKMGSWTRFLYDCGTELIRLQIREHKVKNAMACKRELVGVLKSRKQQLQLAEFRENKWTLKNSNLSISGSTDGSMLNLKGDNQLIKLYQGRKLEYERKCCKCHSEDASAVTAVRFCAEHPYGKAVALLDTESQLIMVNEDEFLLPWITISFLFMDADCQEGVELISSPVVQKAVVSGSDTAIVSETHTLDARSGAVAPVQCGTCSTELGGEKVTAGCKTDHASSGASPAAVASGEDGHAESAGCGSGCGGGNCGPMVVEDYKANAKTGGCGSGCGSGCGGGGGCGTLLKASTMTGEGQVRSKSGGCGSGCGSGGGCGTLLNSKATDRDIMVIEGSKASHIKSGGCGSGCGGSGCGTLVNSSATAGQGLAKSAGCGSGCGGGCGTMVTEGSKTSHAKSSGCGSGCGGGCGTLLNSSTTAGQAKSGGCGSGCGGGGCSAMVTEGSKVSHVKSSGCGSGCGGGCGGGGSCGALFNSSTAAGQAKSGGCGSGCGGGGCGAKVTEGSKTSHAKSSGCGSGCGGGCGGGGGCGTLFNSSTAAGQAKSGGCGSGCGGGGCGSGVMVMEGSKSNMSGGCGSGCGGGGCGAGIIFNASSTKAGGEDHSKSGGCGSGCGAGCGAVFNA; encoded by the exons ATGGACGGGGAGcaggcggcgcggtgggcggcggcgcaggaggggTTGCCCGTCGGCGCGGACctcgtcgcggcggcgctgcggcagcTGGAGTTCCTCGCGGCGGTGGACCGCCGCCGGTGGCTCTACGAGGGCCCGCTGCTCAACCGGGCCATACGCAG GTACAAAGCTTGTTGGCTTCCCCTTCTTGCAAAGCACACTCAGGCTCCTGTTGTGGATGGACCCTTGGTTGCCCCTCTTGATTGTGAGTGGATCTGGCACTGCCATCGCCTTAACCCG GTTCAGTACATAAGGGACTGCAAGAAAGTATATGGCAGAATACTGAACAATGACAATGTTGAGTCATCCATTGGAGCAAAATCAAAGATTCAGTCAGAGAAAGTTTGGAAAGAGTTGTATCCTGAGGAGCCCTTCGAGTTAGAGTACACAGGTTCTCCTGAAACCACCATGGATGTGAACTCTGGAGCTACAGAGGGAATTTCCTATGATTTAATTTCAGCTGTTAAGAGACAATCTTCTTTCTGTTATCAG GTTGGAACGCCAACCATGCATGACCAGCGTTTTCTTGTTGAAGCGTTAGCTCGATACAAGGGATTTCTATATCTCATCAAGATGAATCAAGATAAAGGAGTGCAGCGATTCCATGTACCGACCTACGATGTGGATCTCATGTGGCACACTCACCAGTTGCATCATGTTACTTACTGCAAAGATATGTTGAAGCTTCTTGGCAAAGTTCTGGAGCATGATGACACCGACGCTGATAGATCTGAAGGGAAGAAGCTTGATGTCGGATTTACAGAGACTACGGAACAGTTTGAGAGTATCTTTGGTGCAAGATACTGGAAGGCTGGATGTATGTACCGTGGCAACATGCCGTCTCCTGTGACATCCACTCCTCAAATATTCAATACTGAGGTTGATAATGGATCTGACATCTGCAAAGCCCAGAAGGATCTTAATGTTCTGGACATCACTTTTGTGGAG TTATATTTGCAAATTGTGGACATCAAGAATTTACCATCTTCTGTTCCAAAAGAAAATGTGTATGTATGGTTCAACAAGAATCAATCAGATATGTTTATCAGTGATGGTGGCAGGTTGGATATTTCTACAGCTACAGGGAAGACTGGAGCTAGTTTGCAGTGTGAACCTACCGGAGAACTCATCCTTACAGTAATGGTTGATCAGGCATCTAAGAAACCGGAACCAATCGGGAAGGTTTCTATCCCACTGCAGCATCTTACAGGGCCTGATTCTAAGCTCTCCTTTGAAAGGTGGTTTGAACTGAAAGCTCATGGTGGGCATGCCACTTCCCCTCCTGTTAGTCTTCATGTTGCAGCCTCTGCTACTGTCCCATATAGCGCCCAGAAGGTGTTTAGCATGGTCAGGACGGAACCTTTCTCTCTCAAGTCCTGTCTTTTGCCACATTCCATCAAGGATCAGAAGATGGGCAGCTGGACTCGTTTCTTGTATGATTGTGGTACCGAGCTTATCCGTCTTCAGATAAG AGAGCATAAGGTAAAGAATGCCATGGCTTGCAAGCGGGAATTGGTTGGAGTACTGAAGTCGCGAAAGCAGCAGCTTCAGCTAGCAGAATTCAGAGAAAATAAGTGGACGCTGAAAAATTCAAACCTGTCGATCAGCGGTAGCACTGATGGCAGTATGCTCAACCTCAAAGGTGACAACCAACTG ATAAAACTCTACCAAGGAAGGAAACTCGAATATGAACGTAAGTGCTGCAAGTGTCACTCCGAGGATGCCTCGGCTGTCACCGCTGTGAGGTTCTGTGCCGAGCACCCATATGGCAAAGCTGTGGCGTTGCTGGACACCGAATCTCAGTTGATCATG GTGAATGAGGATGAGTTCTTACTTCCATGGATAACGATATCGTTCCTGTTCATGGACGCCGACTGCCAAGAAGGTGTGGAACTCATCAGTAGCCCAGTGGTTCAGAAGGCTGTAGTGTCCGGATCTGACACAGCCATAGTTTCAGAGACACATACCCTTGACGCTAGGAGTGGGGCAGTGGCCCCTGTGCAATGTGGCACGTGCAGCACGGAGTTGGGTGGTGAAAAGGTCACGGCAGGCTGCAAGACTGACCATGCTAGCTCTGGTGCTTCCCCGGCAGCCGTTGCAAGTGGTGAGGATGGCCACGCTGAGTCTGCTGGCTGTGGGAGCGGCTGTGGAGGTGGAAACTGTGGACCCATGGTGGTTGAAGATTACAAGGCCAATGCCAAGACTGGAGGCTGTGGTTCTGGATGTGGTAGTGGCTGCGGTGGTGGGGGAGGCTGTGGCACCTTGTTGAAAGCGAGCACCATGACTGGTGAGGGTCAGGTCAGGTCCAAGTCGGGAGGCTGTGGCTCCGGCTGTGGTAGTGGAGGCGGCTGTGGCACTCTGTTGAACTCCAAAGCTACGGACAGGGATATCATGGTCATTGAAGGCTCCAAGGCAAGCCACATCAAGTCTGGTGGATGCGGTTCCGGCTGTGGAGGCAGTGGCTGTGGCACCCTGGTCAACTCCAGTGCTACGGCTGGCCAAGGCCTGGCCAAGTCAGCTGGCTGTGGTTCCGGTTGCGGTGGCGGTTGTGGCACCATGGTCACTGAAGGCTCCAAGACCAGCCATGCCAAGTCTAGCGGTTGTGGTTCTGGCTGTGGTGGTGGTTGCGGCACCCTATTAAACTCTAGCACTACGGCTGGCCAAGCCAAATCTGGTGGCTGTGGCTCTGGTTGTGGTGGCGGAGGCTGCAGCGCCATGGTCACTGAAGGCTCCAAGGTCAGCCATGTCAAGTCCAGCGGATGTGGTTCTGGTTGCGGTGGTGGttgtggaggaggaggcagctGCGGCGCCCTATTCAACTCAAGCACTGCTGCCGGACAAGCCAAATCCGGGGGCTGTGGctctggctgcggcggcggaggctgcgGTGCCAAGGTTACTGAAGGATCCAAGACCAGCCATGCCAAGTCCAGTGGATGTGGTTCTGGCTGTGGTGGCGGTtgcggaggaggtggcggctgcggaaCCCTATTCAACTCTAGTACTGCAGCCGGCCAAGCCAAATCTGGCGGCTGTGGCTCTGGCTGTGGCGGTGGAGGCTGCGGTAGTGGCGTCATGGTAATGGAGGGCTCCAAGAGCAACATGTCTGGAGGCTGCGGCTCTggctgcggcggtggtgggTGCGGCGCTGGCATCATATTCAACGCTAGCAGCACaaaggccggcggcgaggaccaCTCCAAGTCAGGCGGCTGTGGTTCAGGCTGTGGCGCCGGTTGCGGTGCCGTGTTCAATGCATGA